CAAGAGCTCCAAGATACGACCCTCGGCTCGCTGTTGTCTGCTCTGATGCAGCACTGTGAACCCCCACAGAGACGGTTTCCATTGGAAAAAGGTGTGCCACCTCCTTGGTGGCCTAGTGGGAAGGAGGAATGGTGGCCACAGTTAGGTTTGCAGAAGGATAATGCACCTCCTCCATATAAGAAGCCTCATGATCTCAAGAAGGCCTGGAAGGTGGCCGTTTTAACCGCGGTAATCAAGCATATGTTTCCAGATATCGCTATGATTCGGAAGCTTGTAAGGCAGTCAAAATGCTTGCAAGACAAGATGACGGCCAAAGAGAGCGCAACTTGGCTAGCTATAATCAATCAGGAGGAAGCTTTGGCAAGAGAACTTTACCCGGACCGCTGTCTGCCATTATCTTCATCTGGTGGCAGTGGGGCGTTTGCTATGAACGATAATAGTGAGTATGATGTCGAAGGAGCTGACGACGAGTCTCACTTCGAGATGCAAGAGCAAAAGCCGAGTCCTGTTGGTATGTTGAATATACCAATGGAGAGTTTCCAAGATCGGCTAACAGTTCAAGTTCAACAACAATCTCATGCAATCAAAAACGAATTGGTCACAAATTTCGATTTCTCCAGGAAGAGAAAACCAAGCAATGAACTTAACATCATGATGGATCATAAGATATTCACATGTGAGTTTCTTGGGTGCCCAAATAGTGAAATGCGCCATGGTTTTCAGGACAGAACTTCCAGGGACAATCACCAACTTTCTTGCCCTCACAAACATTCTCCAAAATTCGCGGTGTCAAACTTCAATGCAAATGACGTGAAGCCAGTCATCTTCTCACAATCTTTTGTCCAACCGAAGCCGTCTGCTACACATGTTAATCCCAACCCACCTCCCATTGACCTCTCAGGGCTCGGAGTTCCGGAAGACGCGCAAAGGTCAATTAACGATCTTATGTCTTTCTATGATAATAATTTCCAAGGAAACAAGACCTCAAAGTGCCAACAAGGCTACATTCATGGTCCAGGAATGATGTTGGAAAATAACCTGTTCGAAGACAATAAGTTGCCTACAAATCCATCAATATACGGCCCACAAGAACGGTTCGACCAGTGCAAGATCACTAATTCACCTTTCGCCTCCAACACATCAGAAAATCTCCAACTAATGTTCGGTTCTCCTTTCAATATCGCATCCATCGATTACACAGATCATTTTCACGGAGTTCCAAGTACTAATCTCTCGAAGCCGGACCTTACTATATGGTACTAAGAAATTCACAGCCTCCACCAGGTAGAATTTTATCACTTACCGtcatcttatttatttatcatcatGGTGTTCTCTGTAAAGGCCAAGGCATGGTTGTTATAAATAAGTGGAGGGATGGCTCCCTAAAACACTTTGCCATGTTTCTTTCCTACAAAATGTGATAGATATATAAATGTTATCTTTGATTTCATTCAAGGTTTCTTTATCTGGTATTGTTTGAACAACCATAATCTGAGGTTGATAAATCTATTATTGTGGTGTGCAGTTGATTTCTATGTTGGCTGTGTTCTTTAAAATCTACTCTAAAGATATTATCGTCGATGTAGATCAAACGACACTATCAACTGCCCAAAAATATACCGTCGTCGTAGCATCTCATTGAAATAACTTTGATCTCCCCATTTCTCCATCTTGGTagagtaaaaaatttaaaaaatgaccAAGTTTTGATTAAGGTTCAATAGTGCAGAATTTGATATTCAGCTTGCTGttgtgtttaaaatatttgaatttcttaTTGGAGAATTTGCCGTTGGACCTGTGATTAACTGCAAGAATCAAGCAGGTATGcacatgacaaaaaaaaaactcttaaaaaataggcatataaaaaaaatttatgttgtttttttaacaaatgGCTTATGTTAAATCACAATATATAGTATTTTATACAATGGTAACCTTAAACAATAATCACTCCATGTTCTGATACAGTCCCCCAATTAACAAATACAAAGTGGTGATTGCTAGATAATGTCAAAGCATATGTTGTCTCCTTGGCAGTGGccaataacttttttttaattaatttatattttatttattgttttgttttgacCTCTTGtggaacaaaaataataaagttatggcaaaaacttgtgtgagacggtctcacaggtattttgtgaaacggatatcttattgagtaatccatgaaaaagtattactttttatcctaagagtattactttttattgtgaatatcggtagggttaatccctctcatagataaagatttgtgagaccgtctcacaagagatctactctagAGTTAATATCAATGAGGGCAAATTGCATTTTCCAACCTCATGAAATATTGAGGAAAGATAAAATCTCCTATGTAAAATTAAATGTCATTTTAGATATACATTTGTCTCGTTTAAAAGGGGTTTTGCATTTGATTTTAATAAACATAGGgtctcaaaaatattattagttTCATGTCAAGGTCATCTACGTTTTTGGATTTTTATAGTGGTCGTGAGttcaattatttttatcaatattttatcGTGTCAGCTTGTCGCATATGGTTTGACTAGTACGATTTTTCTGATTAACATGATTTACATGCTACTACATTAGTTCGAAGTTTACCCAATAGACATGGAAAGATATTGATTACATGTttcataatcataaaaaaaaaaaaatgaaaagagaaATCGAGCTTCTTTAGTGCTATAAGTGTATTTTTTATCAAAGAAAAAATAGTTGAAGATTTTGGATCatattttattagaaatgatTTGGTGTTTGATTCTTTCTTACAATAATGtaggaaatatatttttttctcgaaataattttagaaagtgtacattgaaaaaatatggaATTCAATAAACGATATAATCGTTGACATTTAATTGATGAAGTACTCccgattattattaaataagtaACAGTTGACACCTAGAGgaatacaatatttatttttaggtCCTCCTCCAATTAAGTAAGCAATTTGCAAACAAAAGCATTTGACTTGATCCAAGTTCGACCGTTTAAGTGAGTCGTTTATTGTTGTTATATAACCAAAAAAGATATATCTTTTTCAAAATATAGGTTTACACTCAATCACAAAACAattgtcatttttcaaaatattttttcgtggTAAAAATACTCAGATTTTGTTTTCGTCTATTGTAACACTCGACATAACAGTTAGATTAAATTACGAAAAAAAGCAGGACGATGGACTAATTTGGTACATTTGAAAAATGAAAGACTTAATCGGGAAAACGTTAAAACATGGGGGACTAACAGTTCTAATCAACacgaaaaattatataatttaaagtGAATAATTTCACATCCGAAAATGTCCGAAAGCAATTATCCCTCGACATACAactaaaaaatttgattttttttagttgaaaaaTGATAACGAAGTCAAGACAATTATGAAAATCTATTgacaaaacaccaaaatgttACGCACTAATACATTAATAATTCATTGTGAGTGACAAAATCTAAAGCAGGATTTGTAACTTCAAAAAAATGTGATTAAGCCATTTTCACctaaacaatttttttctgTTTCTTAATTCCATATTTTGCTTTTGATTGTGCTTTTTTTAATATGAATTCAAAACTAGTTTTATTTTGATTCTTCAAAAATGATTCTAATTTTTTGGTAAACAAaaggaaattttcatggacacTCTAATCTCCAATGTTTATCTATTCCAAAACTATCATTCACATTTGATGCCCCTAAAAGTGCCATAGCTGGACAGACTCGAGCCCATTTCAGAGTTAGAATTGGCCCTAGCTTTCTCAAGGCCTAGGCCCTTGGGCTGATCAGGAGCCGGGATACCGAGCCCAACCATTCAGTCATTGGTCCGAACTCGTTCGCCCGAGCCCATGAATTGTTGATATGGCTAAAGGCCCTAGCCTACACAAGGGTCGGAAAATCCGAGCTCGGGCGCGGCTAGGAGACATAAAGATATTCTCATTAATAGATAAGATGTCCCGATAAATAGGAGATTCAATTGAATCTAATCAAGATAAGGCAAGAGTCTCAGCCACCATGGTCACAAAGTCTCGTTGTTTGAGGTCTCCTATCTCAGGTAAGATTCTACCTCAGCAGGAGACCTACTCCAATAAGAGCACAGAGTACCGACCTAAGCCATTCAGTTACGAAGATTCGAAGACTCACTCTCCAGACCGAACCCGAGGTAAACTTTTGGTATAGAAAGATATTCTCATTAATAGATAAGGGGTCCCGATAAATAAGGGATTCAGTTGAATCTAATCAAAATAAAGCAAGAGTCCTAACCGCCACCCAGAGCCCTAGCCACCATGGTCACAAAGTCCCATTGTTTGAGGTCTCCTATCTCAGCATGAGTCCTACTCTAACAAGAGCCTATAGTACGGATCCGAACCATTCAATTACGAAGATTCGAATACCCGCTCTCCAGACCGAACCCAAGGTAAACTTTTGGTATAATCAACATTTATTATATTTCACTATACACAATCAAACTTTTTATCATCTAATaggggtatttttttttttattaaaaagctAGTAatacattaatttattttccaaaCACTCTatcttaaaaacaaaaaacaaacagtttttcacttttattttcaaacactACACACATCTGTTTTTTTCCTCACAACTTCTCCAacttataaatttaatcacttctCTAAAAACATAATCTTTTACAaacattgttaaaaaaaaaaaaaaaaaaccttttgcCACTTGAATATATGGTAATAATTGGTATTAAAGGGGGGGGACACATATAACTCTAAAGCAACATTTATGGCAAGAGAACATGCATGGCCTTTCTGGTAGCACCTAAATTTGGTCATTGTGCATGCACCCACACAATCTCCACCATccatttacaaaaatatcatatactAAATAAAAATCCCACCAATTATTAACatcattataaatttaataacaatTTAATTCACTTTAATCGAATTCTAATCGATTTATTATCTCAAAGACCTTCACGTTGGCAGACAGATGATGGTGCTGTACATGCAGTATGGTAAGAAGTGTCTCATACTGAGTAGACAATTTCTGATGAAGGGTTAAAGTGGCAATAATTAAAgaatagtatttttttaaaaaaaaacgaaagaaAAAACTACTATTTATTTTCTTAGTGGTCTacctaatataaaatttaatgatttttaatggCAGTAGTGGATTGGTTAAGCCCTTGATCGGGATTAAGGAGACTTATCTCATAAAATTTGTCCAATATAGTTTATCAAACTAATGTCGAACGTCTCCGGTGGTCATGGGAGCCATGCATTAATAATTGATATGAGATGACATTTTCTCACACAGCTTTCTCCGAATCCGATATTCTTGCGGATAGAAAACTTATTAGTAAGTGCTAAATGTGCAAGCACGAATGCCAGTTGAGAGAAATTCAACATAATATTCAAGCAAGCATTTTTAATACAGATATACATttatatgagtaggtctcttgtgagacggtctcacaaatctttatttctgtgagacgggtcaaccctatcgatagtcacaataaaaaataatgctcttaacatcaaaagtaatacttttcatggacgacctaaataagagatctgtctcacaaaatacaacccgtgagacagtttcacataaatttttgccaATTTATATTAGATCTATACTAtggtttgaaaaatatatactctgttatttttaaaagtaaaaaaaattattatttaatttataattaatctaCTCGTGTTTTCTATGGTTGCCAAGTCTACATGATCAAGCACGTCGCCTGAATGAAAAGGAGAATAAATAGTCTGAATTAATAAGTGTTAGTTAATTAAGTTATAATTGTAGTATttgcatgaaataaaatttaaaattagaaatgactaatttttatacaacaaaatgttcattttttttaattggactATAATTTACCTGTGGCTTTAATTACTGGTTGGATCAGTGACCCGATTAATATTTGCTTTGATCGGGTCAATATTCGGATagactttaaaaaaatattgtatatattaaaagtaaaaatttatagtaaaaagtaaaaatatcaaattgacagatatattaaactacaccttttataaaattttgtctactcaattgtgtgttttcttcacaaattgatagacttatttatagaatttctttggaaataatccaaaaataaatacattatcacACACTAATCNaaatacatcattacatacataatcacacactaattttcaatatttacaactcttgtTTTCAACCTTCAATAATTTCAATTCTTATGTTCAACTGGATCCTTTTTTGATATGCACAACTGAACATGAAATGACCAACGGGCCCAAGGTTTAGCTAGAGAATATTGTAAAACACAAACGAAGCCCATTTACTTTAATTGTCATATGGGTGTTTAAGGGAAAAGCCCAATAAAAAATGGGCAATCGTATTCAGGTTGGGTGTTGTTCGAGAAAAGCCCAATTAAAAAGGCCCAATTCATTTGGTTGATCGGCCACAAGAGCTTCAACGAAACAAATTAGTATGTGCATGTGCGAGTTCAAAAGGTCAATCAATATCGTAAATTTAGCCAAATATTTCCNttgttgttgaattttttttcccacGTTGTATTAGAATTTGATTGTCTTTTaca
This window of the Primulina huaijiensis isolate GDHJ02 chromosome 3, ASM1229523v2, whole genome shotgun sequence genome carries:
- the LOC140973200 gene encoding protein ETHYLENE INSENSITIVE 3-like produces the protein MMMFEDMGFCGDLEFYSSAPIKGVDFFPPQSAEPVPEPEPEQVMEDEYTDEEMDVDELERRMWRDKIRLKRLKEMNKGKECVDSDKQRQSQEQARRKKMSRAQDGILKYMLKMMEVCKAQGFVYGIIPEKGKPVSGASDNLREWWKDKVRFDRNGPAAIAKYKADNAIPGKDEGSSLFGPTPHTLQELQDTTLGSLLSALMQHCEPPQRRFPLEKGVPPPWWPSGKEEWWPQLGLQKDNAPPPYKKPHDLKKAWKVAVLTAVIKHMFPDIAMIRKLVRQSKCLQDKMTAKESATWLAIINQEEALARELYPDRCLPLSSSGGSGAFAMNDNSEYDVEGADDESHFEMQEQKPSPVGMLNIPMESFQDRLTVQVQQQSHAIKNELVTNFDFSRKRKPSNELNIMMDHKIFTCEFLGCPNSEMRHGFQDRTSRDNHQLSCPHKHSPKFAVSNFNANDVKPVIFSQSFVQPKPSATHVNPNPPPIDLSGLGVPEDAQRSINDLMSFYDNNFQGNKTSKCQQGYIHGPGMMLENNLFEDNKLPTNPSIYGPQERFDQCKITNSPFASNTSENLQLMFGSPFNIASIDYTDHFHGVPSTNLSKPDLTIWY